Proteins found in one Lycium ferocissimum isolate CSIRO_LF1 chromosome 6, AGI_CSIRO_Lferr_CH_V1, whole genome shotgun sequence genomic segment:
- the LOC132060457 gene encoding cysteine proteinase inhibitor 1-like, whose amino-acid sequence MTSIFSMTLSIFLISSIFFHFSTALGGGVGGWKPLNNVNDPDVVMIGKFAVNEHNKEAGTKLEFQSIAKGETQVVAGTNYRLVINAKDGGYVRKYLAVVWDKPWEKFKKLTSFKEM is encoded by the coding sequence ATGACCTCTATTTTCTCCATGACTCTCTcaatcttcttaatttcttcaattttcttccatttctccACAGCGTTGGGTGGTGGAGTTGGTGGTTGGAAACCGTTAAATAACGTTAATGACCCTGATGTGGTTATGATTGGCAAGTTTGCTGTGAATGAACATAACAAAGAAGCAGGGACAAAGTTGGAATTTCAAAGTATAGCCAAAGGAGAAACTCAAGTTGTTGCTGGCACAAATTATCGACTAGTAATTAACGCTAAGGATGGTGGTTATGTTCGTAAGTATTTGGCAGTTGTTTGGGATAAGCCATGGGAGAAATTTAAGAAACTTACTTCTTTTAAAGAAATGTAA